Proteins found in one Pontibacter sp. SGAir0037 genomic segment:
- a CDS encoding DUF4468 domain-containing protein encodes MKRFILIAFVALTGLSATAQKADKCPDCSTMPVLSYDTNAKITYKREIKSPGMSSEQLYDIARTWYAINLQAESKGLSYAEDVNKTKFVSKGTTDIDVCKLDFTMSFAFEEGKMLVEVTGIKLYDQDAEVNLEYFVNYINNKPKKRSLNDRCKLVNKTDETISQLFTSLESEMVHSIAIGSIKK; translated from the coding sequence ATGAAAAGATTCATACTAATAGCATTCGTTGCCCTGACAGGCTTATCAGCAACAGCACAGAAAGCTGATAAATGCCCCGATTGCAGCACCATGCCTGTGTTAAGCTATGACACAAACGCTAAAATTACTTACAAGCGAGAAATAAAATCTCCGGGTATGTCTTCTGAGCAACTTTATGATATTGCCCGCACTTGGTACGCTATTAACCTGCAAGCTGAATCTAAAGGCTTATCATACGCTGAGGATGTAAACAAAACAAAGTTTGTATCGAAAGGCACCACAGACATAGATGTATGTAAGCTCGACTTTACCATGAGCTTCGCCTTTGAAGAGGGCAAAATGCTGGTTGAAGTTACAGGCATTAAACTGTACGACCAGGACGCAGAAGTAAACCTGGAGTATTTTGTAAACTACATTAATAACAAGCCTAAAAAGCGCTCTTTAAACGACAGGTGCAAACTGGTGAATAAAACCGACGAAACCATCTCCCAGCTATTTACCAGCTTAGAAAGCGAGATGGTACACAGCATCGCCATAGGCAGTATCAAAAAATAA